The following proteins come from a genomic window of Bartonella apihabitans:
- a CDS encoding FliI/YscN family ATPase — protein sequence MEQSPEENSDFGISRTNALSLLVAFAEHEKRQQSPLVSKGGVVSDVSRVAVEARGLSDDVALGDSVLIDCGHNMARGEIIRVNEDHVLIKPYDETLVPALNASVFANGPLLVSPDKSWKGRVVNALGEAIDDLGPITTGARKMPVETQAVPALKRARVGKGLRTGVKVIDIFTPLCFGQRIGIFAGSGVGKSTLLAMMTSTDDFDTVVLALTGERGREVRDMLDDTMKGKLSKVVTVVATGDESPMMRRLAPAMATTIAEYFCSLGDNVLLMVDSITRYALAAREVAIAAGEPPVSRGFPPSVFSDLPRLLERAGWPEGKGSITGVYAVLVDGDDHNDPIADAIRGILDGHIVLDRAIAAQGRYPAIDIPASISRLAPHSWSPEQKKLVRSLKEMISRYEETRDLRAMGAYRPGSDPVLDQAVVLVPRIYDAMNQSPDTPVPRDPYDDLAKALKNQAA from the coding sequence ATGGAACAGAGCCCGGAAGAAAATAGCGATTTTGGCATTTCCCGTACGAATGCCTTGTCTTTGCTCGTTGCTTTTGCCGAACATGAAAAACGTCAACAGTCGCCCTTGGTCAGCAAAGGTGGCGTGGTGAGTGATGTTTCGCGCGTCGCTGTCGAAGCACGCGGGCTTTCCGATGATGTTGCGCTTGGTGACAGTGTCCTGATCGATTGCGGACACAACATGGCGCGCGGCGAAATCATTCGTGTGAATGAAGACCATGTGCTGATCAAGCCTTATGATGAAACTCTTGTTCCGGCACTTAATGCATCTGTATTTGCCAATGGGCCGTTGCTCGTTTCTCCCGACAAATCATGGAAAGGTCGGGTGGTCAATGCATTGGGAGAGGCCATTGATGATTTGGGGCCTATTACCACAGGGGCAAGAAAGATGCCGGTTGAAACGCAGGCTGTACCAGCCCTTAAAAGGGCACGGGTGGGTAAAGGATTGCGCACAGGCGTTAAAGTTATTGATATATTTACGCCGCTCTGTTTCGGCCAGCGTATCGGTATTTTTGCCGGTTCCGGTGTTGGTAAATCAACATTATTGGCAATGATGACCTCAACCGATGATTTCGACACAGTGGTCTTGGCATTAACCGGAGAACGTGGTCGTGAAGTTCGCGATATGCTTGACGATACGATGAAGGGAAAGCTTTCCAAAGTTGTCACAGTCGTTGCAACAGGAGACGAGAGTCCGATGATGCGCCGGTTAGCGCCAGCAATGGCAACGACAATTGCCGAATATTTTTGTTCGTTAGGTGACAACGTCTTATTGATGGTTGATTCCATTACGCGTTATGCGCTCGCCGCCCGCGAGGTGGCAATTGCCGCTGGTGAACCGCCGGTTTCCCGCGGTTTCCCGCCGAGTGTGTTCAGCGATTTGCCGCGTTTGTTGGAACGCGCCGGCTGGCCGGAAGGAAAAGGGTCAATTACCGGTGTCTATGCGGTTCTGGTTGATGGTGACGACCATAATGATCCGATCGCCGATGCTATTCGTGGTATTCTTGACGGACATATTGTGCTTGACAGAGCAATAGCGGCACAAGGTCGCTATCCGGCCATTGATATTCCGGCTTCAATTTCCCGTTTGGCACCGCATAGCTGGAGTCCCGAACAAAAAAAGCTTGTCAGAAGTTTGAAAGAGATGATTTCACGCTATGAAGAAACGCGCGATTTACGTGCCATGGGTGCCTACCGTCCCGGATCCGATCCGGTTCTTGATCAGGCGGTGGTTCTGGTGCCGAGGATTTACGATGCTATGAACCAGTCACCGGATACGCCGGTTCCACGCGATCCTTATGATGATCTTGCCAAAGCCCTGAAAAATCAGGCGGCCTAA
- the flgB gene encoding flagellar basal body rod protein FlgB → MGPVNLFDIANKQADWLATRQKTVASNVANVNTPGYKARDVKDFAAILNNDTMAMAVTNSKHMDVTDNGMESHAMRPEDTIETTHSGNNVNLEEEMRKGGEIGQQMSLNTVIVKAFHRMMMATVKGGS, encoded by the coding sequence ATGGGTCCGGTAAATCTTTTCGATATAGCAAATAAACAAGCAGACTGGTTGGCAACGCGCCAAAAGACTGTCGCGAGTAACGTTGCTAACGTTAACACTCCCGGATACAAAGCGCGTGACGTAAAAGACTTCGCTGCAATTCTCAACAATGATACCATGGCAATGGCTGTAACAAACAGCAAACACATGGATGTCACAGATAATGGCATGGAATCCCATGCAATGCGGCCTGAAGATACGATTGAAACCACCCATTCCGGAAATAATGTCAATCTGGAAGAAGAAATGCGTAAAGGTGGTGAAATCGGCCAGCAAATGTCACTCAATACCGTTATCGTAAAAGCCTTTCATCGAATGATGATGGCTACTGTTAAAGGAGGATCGTGA
- the flgC gene encoding flagellar basal body rod protein FlgC, whose amino-acid sequence MMSDPLVAAGRVATTGLAAQSTRLRIIAENMANANSTGDTAAANPYQRKTVSFEAALNPYADAQGVEIARISTDKSPYIVKYEPGHPAADANGYVKYPNVNAIVEMADMREANRSYEANLQVIRQARDLVSQTIDLLRG is encoded by the coding sequence ATCATGTCTGATCCACTCGTTGCAGCCGGCCGGGTCGCAACAACAGGGCTTGCAGCCCAATCAACCCGCCTTCGTATTATTGCTGAGAATATGGCCAATGCGAATTCGACAGGAGATACTGCCGCAGCAAATCCCTATCAACGCAAGACAGTCAGTTTCGAGGCCGCTCTTAATCCTTATGCCGATGCTCAAGGCGTAGAAATTGCCCGTATTTCCACGGATAAATCACCTTACATTGTCAAATATGAACCGGGTCATCCGGCCGCCGATGCCAATGGTTATGTGAAATATCCGAATGTGAATGCAATCGTTGAAATGGCAGATATGCGTGAAGCAAACCGGTCTTATGAGGCAAATCTACAAGTTATTCGTCAGGCCCGGGATCTCGTATCCCAGACAATTGACCTGCTGAGAGGTTAA
- a CDS encoding flagellar hook-basal body complex protein FliE, with the protein MIQSLTSATTRAALERLGQSYGSNASQTTSLDTQATGQAQGVKSPSFDQVLAEVSGAVGNNLEKAESLSMQKMEGGDVSVREVVNSVMDAERSLNTAIAIRDKIVQAYLEVSRMQI; encoded by the coding sequence ATGATACAGTCGTTAACATCAGCAACAACACGTGCCGCTCTTGAAAGGTTGGGGCAATCATACGGCTCTAATGCCAGCCAGACAACTTCATTAGACACGCAAGCTACAGGTCAGGCTCAGGGTGTAAAAAGTCCTAGTTTCGATCAGGTACTCGCTGAAGTTAGCGGCGCCGTCGGAAACAATCTTGAAAAGGCCGAAAGCCTTTCAATGCAAAAAATGGAAGGTGGCGACGTGTCGGTTCGTGAAGTTGTCAATTCGGTAATGGATGCCGAACGTTCATTGAACACAGCGATTGCCATCAGAGACAAGATCGTTCAGGCCTATCTCGAAGTTAGTCGTATGCAAATTTAA
- the flgG gene encoding flagellar basal-body rod protein FlgG produces the protein MRSLSIAATGMNAQQTNLDVIANNIANINTTGYKRSRAEFSDLMYTTDRAVGVPNMMNEATIPEGAIVGLGVRTAAVRKNNMQGSFVQTTNSLDLAIRGRGYFEIQDPNGNTFYTRSGAFNLNENGQVVTLDGNLVQPVITVPNELGKNGIITVSADGRVTYQPDADAAPVEAGRLNMINFTNEAGLEPVGDNLFRETQASGAPIAGNPGEENYGTIMQGYLEASNVDPVKEITELIAAQRAYEMNSKVIQAADEMSAVVSKNLR, from the coding sequence ATGAGATCTTTATCAATTGCGGCCACCGGTATGAACGCCCAGCAGACCAATCTTGATGTGATTGCAAACAACATCGCAAACATCAACACCACTGGTTATAAACGCTCCCGCGCCGAATTCAGCGATCTTATGTACACGACAGATCGCGCTGTTGGCGTCCCGAATATGATGAATGAAGCAACTATTCCGGAAGGTGCCATTGTCGGTCTTGGTGTTCGTACTGCTGCCGTTCGCAAAAACAATATGCAGGGTTCGTTCGTCCAGACAACCAACTCGCTTGATTTGGCAATCCGTGGACGAGGTTATTTTGAAATTCAGGATCCGAATGGCAACACGTTTTATACCCGTTCGGGTGCATTCAATCTGAATGAAAACGGACAGGTTGTTACCCTTGATGGCAATCTTGTCCAGCCGGTCATTACCGTTCCGAACGAACTTGGCAAAAACGGCATTATTACAGTAAGTGCAGATGGTCGCGTAACCTATCAGCCTGATGCCGATGCTGCTCCGGTTGAAGCCGGTCGTCTCAACATGATCAATTTTACCAATGAAGCAGGCCTTGAGCCGGTTGGTGACAATCTTTTTCGTGAGACACAAGCTTCGGGAGCACCGATTGCGGGTAATCCAGGTGAAGAAAACTATGGAACGATCATGCAGGGCTATCTTGAAGCTTCGAACGTTGATCCGGTTAAAGAAATTACCGAATTGATAGCGGCTCAACGTGCTTATGAAATGAATTCGAAAGTCATTCAGGCCGCAGATGAAATGTCGGCAGTTGTTTCGAAGAACTTAAGGTAA
- the flgA gene encoding flagellar basal body P-ring formation chaperone FlgA, translating into MKKLSLLIAGLLLSTASITQAYADRIGFLVPTTTVYAGQPVSNVGLSERMFYIKVDAAPLYVTDVKQALNKVAKRTLPAGRPISLSSLGDPVLIERGQSTKLVFNAGDLVITASGVSMEPGSAGDFIKVRNVDSGRVVSGTVLSDGSVRVGGQ; encoded by the coding sequence ATGAAAAAGCTTTCTCTCCTTATTGCTGGTTTATTGTTGTCGACAGCGTCGATAACGCAAGCCTATGCGGATAGGATAGGCTTTCTCGTTCCGACCACGACAGTCTATGCCGGACAGCCTGTAAGCAATGTCGGTCTTAGCGAAAGGATGTTTTACATCAAGGTTGATGCAGCTCCTTTATATGTAACCGATGTCAAGCAAGCTTTGAACAAGGTTGCTAAACGTACATTGCCCGCCGGCCGGCCGATCTCGTTATCTTCATTGGGAGATCCGGTTCTGATTGAACGTGGTCAATCTACAAAACTGGTTTTCAATGCCGGTGATTTGGTAATAACCGCTTCGGGCGTTTCGATGGAACCCGGCAGTGCAGGTGATTTTATCAAGGTTCGCAATGTCGATTCCGGTCGTGTTGTAAGCGGTACGGTCTTGTCTGACGGTAGCGTCAGGGTAGGTGGGCAATGA
- a CDS encoding flagellar basal body P-ring protein FlgI — translation MIGRSLRIGRSLGIVAALLMGVMPAFADEGGRNVRHFNSEAASDASWLGSGGDPAKMRYSDLSRPGVVARLKDIAEIQGVRENQLVGYGLVIGLNGTGDSLRNSPFTEQSLRAMLDNLGISPPAGASRANNIAAVIVTADIPPFATPGSRIDVSVSSLGDAKSLQGGTLVMTPLLGADGETYAVAQGNMIISGFAAQGAAESVTQGVPTSGRIPNGALVERKVEGNFNRDAEIVLELHNPDFSTAIRVADLVNVFANKRYHQSVAKERDAKTVVLKKPASISAARFIAEIEGLPIPTDEVARVVVDERTGTVVIGEKVRVSRVAISHGSLTVRVTETPYASQPEPFSETGDTVVLPQTAVDANEQTSNIGILGGTDLDNLVKGLNQIGVKPTGIIAILQAIKTSGALHAELVVQ, via the coding sequence ATGATTGGTCGTTCTTTAAGGATTGGTCGTTCGTTAGGAATTGTTGCGGCTTTATTGATGGGTGTTATGCCCGCATTTGCCGATGAAGGTGGCCGCAATGTACGCCATTTCAATTCCGAAGCGGCATCCGATGCTTCATGGCTCGGTTCGGGCGGTGATCCGGCAAAGATGCGCTATTCCGACCTTTCACGCCCCGGTGTTGTTGCAAGATTGAAAGACATTGCTGAAATTCAGGGCGTCCGTGAAAACCAGCTTGTCGGCTACGGTTTGGTTATCGGCCTTAACGGCACAGGCGACTCGTTACGTAATTCACCTTTTACAGAACAATCTTTGCGCGCCATGCTGGATAATCTCGGAATTAGCCCGCCGGCTGGTGCGTCGCGTGCCAATAATATCGCAGCGGTTATTGTAACCGCTGATATTCCACCTTTTGCGACTCCGGGTTCAAGAATTGATGTCAGTGTTTCATCACTGGGTGACGCAAAGTCCTTACAGGGTGGTACGCTGGTTATGACACCGCTTCTTGGTGCAGATGGCGAAACCTATGCTGTCGCACAAGGTAATATGATCATTTCCGGTTTTGCTGCACAAGGTGCTGCAGAATCTGTAACGCAAGGGGTTCCGACCTCCGGTCGTATTCCGAATGGCGCTCTGGTCGAGCGTAAAGTCGAAGGCAATTTCAACCGCGATGCCGAGATTGTTCTGGAATTGCATAATCCGGATTTTTCGACGGCTATCCGTGTTGCCGATCTTGTCAACGTCTTTGCCAATAAACGCTATCATCAAAGTGTTGCCAAAGAACGTGATGCCAAAACGGTTGTTTTGAAAAAACCGGCAAGTATTTCGGCAGCCCGTTTCATTGCCGAAATCGAGGGGCTTCCCATTCCGACAGACGAAGTTGCCCGTGTTGTTGTTGACGAACGGACAGGCACGGTTGTCATTGGTGAAAAGGTCCGTGTCTCGCGTGTTGCAATTTCGCATGGCAGTTTGACTGTTCGCGTTACTGAAACGCCTTATGCGTCACAACCCGAGCCGTTCAGTGAAACGGGAGACACTGTAGTCCTTCCACAAACAGCCGTCGATGCTAATGAACAAACGTCCAATATAGGTATTCTAGGCGGTACCGATCTGGATAATTTGGTAAAAGGGTTGAACCAGATCGGTGTCAAGCCCACCGGCATCATCGCCATCCTTCAGGCGATTAAAACGTCCGGTGCACTTCATGCGGAGCTTGTGGTTCAATGA
- a CDS encoding MotE family protein: MIGSRRKVLAILGLVPLCGLMNNALAQKGAATSSPNKSSTIPSAPSPQRTLPSANASQDEIEKFCGNIDSQAADARFELQSQQLQQLRMQIDDRIKVLEEKRQEYENWLNKRNEFLAKAQDSLVNIISKMRPDAAAAQLALVDDFAAAAIMLKLTPRVSSAIMNELPPEKSANLTKVLVSAQKLPPENKPAPKSVKAGQ; the protein is encoded by the coding sequence ATGATCGGATCTCGGCGTAAAGTTCTGGCAATTCTGGGATTGGTTCCACTGTGCGGGCTCATGAATAACGCTTTGGCACAAAAAGGTGCTGCGACTTCAAGCCCGAACAAATCATCCACCATTCCTTCAGCTCCGTCGCCGCAGCGTACACTTCCCTCTGCCAATGCCTCGCAGGATGAAATTGAAAAATTCTGCGGCAATATTGACAGTCAGGCGGCAGATGCCCGCTTCGAACTACAGAGTCAGCAATTGCAGCAATTACGCATGCAGATCGATGATCGCATCAAGGTTCTGGAAGAAAAACGTCAGGAATACGAAAACTGGCTGAACAAACGTAACGAATTTTTGGCAAAAGCTCAGGATTCACTTGTCAACATCATTTCCAAAATGCGCCCTGATGCTGCTGCTGCCCAATTGGCGCTGGTTGATGATTTTGCCGCAGCCGCCATTATGTTGAAACTGACGCCGCGTGTTTCGAGTGCCATTATGAATGAATTGCCACCGGAAAAATCGGCCAACCTCACCAAAGTTCTGGTGAGTGCACAAAAACTTCCGCCGGAAAACAAGCCGGCACCCAAGTCTGTAAAAGCAGGCCAATGA
- the flgH gene encoding flagellar basal body L-ring protein FlgH codes for MKNVLDTRKSRVALISVVLATVALSGCSYNTKDFNSVPDFSPVRADLGYAPSMNPDIYPTKPKESKYSLYRSSSNSFYRDPRAMKPGDVLTVQISINDRANLNNKSDLKRDANGKYTLGATYPLIGKNSGSVNGDSTAHSKGDAKVERKEDIKLSVAAVVTDVLPNGNLVINGSQEVRVNYELRVLNVAGVVRPRDITGNNTIEYNKIAEARISYGGRGRMSEIQQPPYGQQIMNQISPF; via the coding sequence ATGAAAAACGTTTTAGACACCCGTAAATCAAGAGTCGCGCTTATCAGTGTCGTTCTGGCAACGGTTGCGCTTTCTGGCTGTTCTTACAATACAAAAGATTTCAACTCGGTGCCGGATTTTTCACCGGTTCGGGCAGATCTCGGCTATGCTCCCTCGATGAACCCCGATATTTATCCGACAAAACCGAAAGAAAGCAAATATTCGCTTTACCGTTCATCGTCAAACAGCTTTTACCGCGACCCGCGTGCGATGAAACCGGGGGACGTATTGACTGTCCAGATTTCGATCAATGACCGCGCCAATTTGAATAACAAGAGTGATCTGAAACGTGATGCCAATGGCAAATATACGTTAGGCGCAACTTACCCGCTGATAGGTAAAAACAGTGGTAGCGTGAATGGTGATTCAACTGCCCACTCGAAGGGTGATGCGAAGGTTGAACGTAAAGAAGATATCAAACTTTCGGTTGCGGCAGTTGTTACAGATGTATTGCCGAATGGCAATCTGGTTATTAACGGTTCGCAGGAAGTTCGCGTCAACTACGAATTGCGTGTTCTGAATGTTGCAGGCGTTGTTCGCCCGCGTGATATTACCGGTAACAACACGATCGAATACAATAAAATCGCTGAAGCCCGTATTTCCTATGGTGGGCGTGGTCGCATGAGCGAGATCCAGCAGCCGCCTTATGGCCAGCAGATTATGAACCAGATATCGCCATTCTGA
- the fliL gene encoding flagellar basal body-associated protein FliL produces MAGEPEKGDGKGKKAGGFKALLLAGVILTLVAAGGGWFLGTQIGKEIAPPPEPVKTEAQKNADTIASNSSVTVLNPILTNMAAPNNAWIRIECSLVSQPGEVLSPSVAAEISNDFLAYLRNSTIAQIKGASGLMNLREDLVDRARTRSQGKVTNVLISSLVVEQ; encoded by the coding sequence ATGGCAGGAGAGCCTGAAAAAGGTGACGGAAAAGGAAAAAAGGCTGGCGGTTTCAAAGCACTGCTTCTTGCCGGTGTTATTTTAACTTTGGTTGCTGCTGGCGGCGGCTGGTTTTTGGGAACACAAATCGGTAAGGAAATTGCTCCTCCGCCGGAGCCGGTAAAAACCGAGGCTCAGAAAAATGCCGACACGATCGCGTCAAATAGCAGTGTTACCGTTTTAAATCCTATTCTTACCAATATGGCTGCTCCCAATAACGCCTGGATCCGTATTGAATGTTCTCTCGTATCACAACCGGGTGAAGTGCTTTCTCCTTCTGTTGCTGCTGAAATTTCAAATGATTTTTTGGCTTATTTGCGAAATAGCACGATTGCGCAAATCAAAGGAGCTTCCGGACTTATGAATCTGCGGGAAGATCTTGTTGATCGGGCGCGTACCCGTTCACAGGGCAAAGTAACCAATGTTCTGATTTCTAGTCTGGTGGTCGAGCAATGA
- a CDS encoding flagellin: protein MGTSLLTNQSAMNALQTLRSIGDSMDITQRRVSTGLRINEASDNTAYWSISSMMKSDRNALSSVSDAMALGKSQIDVANATIDKSKDYLDNIQKSLTTAYEKGSGDVAKIQADIKANMNDIQSAVYSASLAEKNILGNGGESVRIAGSYRREGSNVYVDMIDVGGADLNFATKNADGTFDLTKGVLKDVFGKAETAPDFAQLDSALQQAQADLAAKGDTATDDDRKSVTQAQEAITNAAKDMTVQDFVDADFSKVSSATMEQVLKTVQSKVTNATSNVVTAGAALGAAKAQVTGQIDYVSKLMDAVDKGVGSLVDADMNAESARLASLQVQQQLGIQALSIANQNSQNILSLFRQ, encoded by the coding sequence ATGGGTACAAGTCTACTTACTAACCAATCCGCTATGAATGCTTTGCAAACTCTGCGTTCCATTGGTGATAGTATGGACATAACGCAGCGCCGTGTTTCAACGGGCTTGCGCATTAACGAAGCATCCGACAACACCGCTTATTGGTCAATTTCATCCATGATGAAGTCCGACCGTAACGCATTAAGTTCTGTTTCCGATGCGATGGCTTTGGGTAAAAGCCAGATTGATGTTGCTAACGCAACCATTGATAAATCGAAAGATTATCTTGATAACATCCAGAAATCCTTGACCACCGCCTATGAAAAAGGTTCAGGCGATGTTGCAAAGATTCAGGCTGATATCAAAGCCAATATGAATGATATTCAGTCCGCTGTTTATTCGGCCTCTTTGGCTGAAAAGAACATTCTTGGTAATGGTGGCGAGTCAGTCCGTATTGCCGGTTCTTATCGTCGTGAAGGATCGAATGTCTATGTCGATATGATCGACGTTGGTGGTGCTGACCTTAACTTTGCAACTAAAAACGCCGATGGCACATTCGATTTGACCAAAGGCGTCTTGAAAGACGTTTTTGGTAAAGCAGAAACTGCACCGGATTTTGCGCAATTGGACAGTGCACTTCAACAAGCTCAGGCTGATCTTGCAGCAAAAGGTGATACTGCCACTGACGATGATAGGAAAAGTGTAACACAGGCTCAAGAAGCCATTACCAATGCTGCCAAGGATATGACCGTTCAGGATTTTGTTGATGCCGATTTCAGTAAAGTTTCCTCGGCAACGATGGAACAGGTTCTGAAAACTGTTCAGAGCAAAGTCACGAATGCAACGTCTAATGTTGTTACTGCCGGTGCAGCTCTTGGTGCTGCGAAAGCTCAGGTTACAGGCCAGATCGACTATGTCAGCAAGTTGATGGATGCCGTTGATAAAGGTGTCGGTTCACTGGTTGATGCCGATATGAATGCAGAATCTGCCCGCCTTGCTTCTTTGCAGGTTCAACAGCAATTGGGCATTCAGGCTTTGTCGATTGCAAACCAGAACAGCCAGAACATCTTGTCGCTGTTCCGTCAATAA
- a CDS encoding flagellin — MGTSLLTNQSAMNALQTLRSIGDNMDITQRRVSTGLRINEASDNTAYWSISSMMKSDRNALSSVSDAMALGKSQIDVANATIDKSKEYLDKIQKSLTTAYEKGTGDIKKIQADIKANMNDIESAVYSASLAEKNILGNNGQSVRIAGSYRREGSAVYVDMIDVGGNELNFATKGANGTFDLTKGVLSDVFGSYDTTNPPPAADKTLSKLLDTIKSKKEALDKPAANADLGQLNRDYTDAVDALTAVADKLTVKDFANADFSYVSASGMEKIIKAIQGKVTTATSNVTTAGATLGAAKAQVTGQIDYVSKLMDAVDKGVGSLVDADMNAESARLASLQVQQQLGIQALSIANQNSQNILSLFRQ, encoded by the coding sequence ATGGGTACAAGTCTACTTACCAACCAATCCGCTATGAATGCTTTGCAAACGCTGCGTTCTATTGGCGATAATATGGACATAACGCAGCGCCGTGTTTCAACGGGCTTGCGCATTAATGAAGCATCAGACAACACCGCTTATTGGTCAATTTCATCCATGATGAAATCCGACCGTAATGCATTAAGTTCTGTTTCCGATGCGATGGCTTTGGGTAAAAGCCAGATTGATGTTGCTAACGCAACTATTGATAAATCGAAAGAATATCTTGATAAGATCCAGAAATCTTTGACCACCGCCTACGAAAAAGGTACGGGCGATATCAAGAAAATTCAGGCTGATATCAAAGCCAATATGAATGATATTGAGTCCGCTGTTTATTCGGCATCTTTGGCTGAAAAGAACATTCTTGGTAATAATGGCCAGTCGGTACGTATTGCCGGTTCCTATCGTCGTGAAGGTTCGGCTGTCTATGTTGATATGATCGACGTTGGCGGCAATGAACTCAACTTTGCAACCAAGGGCGCTAACGGCACATTTGATTTGACCAAAGGTGTCTTATCAGATGTTTTCGGCTCGTATGATACGACCAATCCGCCTCCAGCCGCAGACAAAACTCTTAGTAAACTGTTAGATACTATCAAGTCTAAGAAAGAGGCTTTGGATAAACCGGCCGCGAATGCCGATCTTGGCCAACTAAATCGGGATTATACCGACGCCGTAGACGCTTTAACTGCCGTAGCAGACAAATTGACAGTGAAGGATTTTGCTAACGCTGATTTTAGCTATGTTTCTGCGTCAGGTATGGAGAAGATTATTAAAGCTATTCAGGGCAAAGTCACGACTGCAACATCTAATGTTACTACTGCCGGTGCAACACTTGGTGCTGCGAAGGCACAGGTTACGGGTCAGATCGACTATGTCAGCAAGTTGATGGATGCCGTTGATAAAGGTGTCGGTTCACTGGTTGATGCCGATATGAATGCAGAATCTGCCCGCCTTGCTTCTTTGCAGGTTCAACAGCAATTGGGCATTCAGGCTTTGTCGATTGCCAACCAGAACAGCCAGAACATCTTGTCGCTGTTCCGTCAATAA
- a CDS encoding flagellin: MGTSLLTNQSAMNALQTLRSIGDNMDITQRRVSTGLRINEASDNTAYWSISSMMKSDRNALSSVSDAMALGKSQIDVANATIDKSKEYLDNIQKSLTTAYEKGTGDIKKIQADIKANMNDIESAVYSASLAEKNILGNNGESVRIAGSYRREGSAVYVDMIDVGGDELNFATKGTNGTFDLTKGQLKDIFGSGTAKGETPPDFKQLSKDLADKQTTLAGMKETDANYSQAKSAVQEAEKAITTAAAKMTVSDFVTAKFDDVPSSTMELILKEVQGKVTSATSNVTTAGATLGAAKAQVTGQIDYVSKLMDAVDKGVGSLVDADMNAESARLASLQVQQQLGIQALSIANQNSQNILSLFRQ; the protein is encoded by the coding sequence ATGGGTACAAGTCTACTTACCAACCAATCCGCTATGAATGCTTTGCAAACTCTGCGTTCTATTGGCGATAATATGGACATAACGCAGCGCCGTGTTTCAACGGGCTTGCGCATTAACGAAGCATCAGACAACACCGCTTATTGGTCAATTTCATCCATGATGAAATCCGACCGTAATGCATTAAGTTCTGTTTCCGATGCGATGGCTTTGGGTAAAAGCCAGATTGATGTTGCTAACGCAACTATTGATAAATCGAAAGAATATCTTGATAACATCCAGAAATCTTTGACCACCGCCTACGAAAAAGGTACGGGCGATATCAAGAAAATTCAGGCTGATATCAAAGCCAATATGAATGATATTGAGTCCGCTGTTTATTCGGCATCTTTGGCTGAAAAGAACATTCTTGGTAATAATGGTGAGTCAGTCCGTATTGCCGGTTCCTATCGTCGTGAAGGTTCGGCTGTCTATGTTGATATGATCGACGTTGGCGGCGATGAACTCAACTTTGCAACCAAGGGCACTAACGGCACATTCGATTTGACCAAAGGTCAACTGAAGGACATTTTTGGTAGCGGTACTGCAAAAGGCGAAACACCTCCTGACTTCAAGCAGTTGAGCAAAGATCTTGCCGATAAACAAACAACACTTGCTGGAATGAAGGAAACAGATGCAAATTACAGTCAAGCGAAATCGGCCGTTCAAGAAGCCGAAAAAGCAATTACAACAGCCGCTGCTAAAATGACTGTTAGTGATTTTGTTACTGCTAAATTTGATGATGTTCCTTCTTCTACTATGGAACTAATCCTTAAAGAAGTTCAGGGCAAAGTCACAAGTGCCACGTCTAATGTTACTACTGCCGGTGCAACACTTGGTGCTGCGAAGGCACAGGTTACGGGTCAGATCGACTATGTCAGCAAGTTGATGGATGCCGTTGATAAAGGTGTCGGTTCACTGGTTGATGCCGATATGAATGCAGAATCTGCCCGCCTTGCTTCTTTGCAGGTTCAACAGCAATTGGGCATTCAGGCTTTGTCGATTGCCAACCAGAACAGCCAGAACATCTTGTCGCTGTTCCGTCAATAA